A region of Syntrophales bacterium DNA encodes the following proteins:
- a CDS encoding Xaa-Pro peptidase family protein has translation MQPEPDVYRKRAERLRSLAEADYLIILDESNIRYLTGFTGGDGALLLGPVWMTLLVDGRYITQAGLETKNLEISEFKNRTEVISAVFQERGASCIGFESSAVSYGEYLRLRDSLPQATLQPLGSSLDLLRAVKDDAEVGEIKKAIRVAEKALTDVISLIKPGVTEAELAVELEYRMRRGGAERMSFETIVATGPDAALPHAAPGKRRIADGDFVLIDYGAVVNGYHSDETRTFCVGSPSPKQREAYQFVMEAHDRALGAIRAGVSCGEIDGVARSFLAEKGLDRYFSHGAGHGVGLAIHEPPRLSTGRADILEVGMVVTVEPGVYFPGEWGIRIEDMALVGKDSCEVLTTPGVGLVEL, from the coding sequence ATGCAGCCTGAACCGGATGTCTATAGAAAGAGAGCAGAGCGTCTTCGCAGCCTTGCGGAAGCGGATTACCTGATTATTTTAGACGAAAGCAATATCCGTTATCTGACCGGTTTTACCGGCGGCGACGGGGCGCTGCTGCTTGGTCCTGTCTGGATGACCCTGCTGGTGGACGGGCGTTATATAACGCAGGCTGGACTTGAGACAAAGAATCTGGAAATAAGCGAGTTCAAAAACCGGACAGAGGTAATATCCGCCGTTTTCCAGGAGCGGGGCGCCAGTTGCATAGGGTTTGAGTCTTCAGCCGTTTCCTATGGAGAATATCTGCGACTGCGGGATTCGCTGCCGCAGGCAACGCTTCAGCCCCTGGGCAGTAGTCTCGATTTACTGCGGGCCGTCAAGGACGATGCAGAAGTGGGCGAGATAAAAAAGGCGATACGGGTAGCAGAAAAAGCATTGACAGATGTAATTAGTTTGATTAAACCGGGCGTCACGGAAGCGGAGCTCGCCGTTGAGCTTGAATACCGGATGCGTCGGGGCGGCGCTGAAAGGATGTCCTTCGAGACGATTGTCGCGACGGGGCCGGATGCGGCCCTTCCCCACGCAGCACCGGGAAAAAGAAGGATTGCGGACGGGGATTTTGTCCTGATCGATTATGGCGCGGTTGTTAACGGATACCATTCGGATGAGACGCGGACTTTTTGTGTCGGTTCTCCCTCGCCCAAACAGCGGGAGGCTTACCAGTTCGTTATGGAGGCTCATGACCGTGCTCTCGGGGCAATCCGGGCCGGTGTTTCCTGCGGCGAGATAGACGGCGTTGCCCGATCTTTTCTCGCAGAGAAGGGGCTGGACCGGTATTTTTCCCATGGCGCCGGTCATGGCGTGGGGCTGGCGATTCACGAGCCGCCCCGGCTGTCCACGGGCAGGGCGGATATCTTGGAGGTCGGGATGGTGGTTACGGTCGAGCCAGGGGTGTATTTCCCCGGGGAATGGGGCATCAGGATCGAGGATATGGCGCTTGTGGGGAAGGATAGCTGCGAGGTTTTGACCACCCCAGGCGTTGGTCTTGTAGAGCTGTAG
- the gcvH gene encoding glycine cleavage system protein GcvH → MKIFPDDLLYSREHFWVRVDGDLATIGLTDHGQDKLGEIVSLDLPETDSYVEWNEPFGSIESSGTTIDLIAPVSGVVMNVNDDITDDAGVINSDPYDTGWLLVVEMEDQSELDDLLDAAAYQDFVLQEGDLD, encoded by the coding sequence ATGAAAATATTTCCGGATGATCTGCTGTACAGTCGCGAGCATTTCTGGGTAAGGGTGGATGGTGATCTGGCAACCATCGGCCTTACGGATCATGGCCAGGATAAACTGGGAGAGATTGTTTCGCTGGATCTTCCTGAAACGGACTCGTACGTCGAATGGAACGAGCCGTTTGGGAGCATTGAATCTTCCGGCACGACCATTGACCTGATAGCCCCGGTAAGCGGCGTTGTGATGAATGTCAATGACGATATCACCGACGATGCGGGCGTCATCAACAGTGATCCCTATGATACCGGCTGGCTGCTTGTGGTGGAGATGGAGGATCAGTCAGAACTGGACGATCTCCTTGATGCCGCGGCTTACCAGGATTTTGTGCTCCAGGAGGGCGATCTTGATTAG